Proteins co-encoded in one Callospermophilus lateralis isolate mCalLat2 chromosome 2, mCalLat2.hap1, whole genome shotgun sequence genomic window:
- the Ndufs3 gene encoding NADH dehydrogenase [ubiquinone] iron-sulfur protein 3, mitochondrial translates to MAAAAARVWWRGLLGASAVARGAGRPSVLLQRVRRESASADTRPTVRPQNDVAHKQLSAFGEYVAEILPKYVQQVQVTCFNELEICIHPDGVIPVLTFLRDHTNAQFKSLADLTAVDVPTRQNRFEIVYNLLSLRFNSRIRVKTYTDELTPIESTVSVYKAANWYEREIWDMFGVFFANHPDLRRILTDYGFEGHPFRKDFPLSGYVELRYDDEVKRVVAEPVELAQEFRKFDLNSPWEAFPAYRQPPETLKLEARDKKPEAK, encoded by the exons ATGGCGGCCGCGGCGGCCAGGGTCTGGTGGCGGGGACTCTTGGGGGCTTCAGCGGTGGCCAGGG GGGCTGGACGACCGTCTGTGCTGTTGCAGCGGGTGAGGAGGGAGAGCGCCTCGGCCGACACGCGCC CCACAGTCAGACCACAGAACGATGTGGCCCACAAACAGCTCTCAGCTTTTGGAGAGTATGTAGCTGAAATCCTGCCCAAGTATGTCCAACAAGTTCAG GTGACCTGCTTCAATGAGTTAGAGATCTGTATCCATCCTGATGGAGTCATCCCAGTGCTGACTTTCCTCAGGGATCACACCAATGCACAGTTCAAATCCTTGGCTGACCTGACGGCAGTGGATGTACCAACTCGGCAAAATCGTTTTGAG aTTGTCTACAATCTGCTGTCTCTGCGCTTCAATTCACGGATCCGTGTGAAGACCTATACAGATGAGCTGACACCAATTGAGTCCACAGTCTCTGTGTATAAGGCAGCCAACTGGTATGAGAGGGAG ATCTGGGACATGTTTGGTGTTTTTTTTGCTAACCACCCTGACCTAAGAAGGATCCTGACAGATTATGGCTTTGAGGGACATCCTTTCCGGAAAGACTTCCCACTGTCTGGTTATGTTGAG TTACGCTATGATGATGAAGTAAAGCGGGTGGTGGCTGAGCCAGTGGAGTTGGCCCAAGAGTTCCGCAAGTTTGACCTGAACAGCCCCTGGGAGGCTTTCCCTGCCTATcgtcagcctcctgagactcTCAAGCTTGAAGCCAGAGACAAGAAGCCTGAAGCCAAATAG
- the Ptpmt1 gene encoding phosphatidylglycerophosphatase and protein-tyrosine phosphatase 1, producing the protein MAASAWMQAGLARALFYPTLLYTVFRGKVRGPAHRDWYHRIDHTVLLGALPLRGMTHKLIQEENVRGVITMNEEYETRFLCNSSKEWKRVGVEQLRLSTVDMTGIPTLANLHRGVRFALKYQSLGHCVYVHCKAGRSRSATMVAAYLMQVHNYSPEEAVRAISKIRSHIYVRPGQLEILKEFHKEISTRAAR; encoded by the exons ATGGCGGCCTCCGCGTGGATGCAGGCCGGCCTGGCCCGGGCGCTCTTCTACCCGACGCTGCTGTACACGGTGTTTCGCGGGAAGGTGCGGGGTCCGGCGCACCGCGACTGGTACCACCGAATCGACCACACGGTGCTGCTGGGCGCGCTGCCGCTGCGGGGCATGACGCACAAG CTGATACAGGAGGAGAACGTGCGCGGGGTGATCACCATGAACGAGGAATACGAGACGAGGTTCCTGTGCAACTCCTCAAAG GAGTGGAAGAGAGTAGGAGTTGAGCAGCTGCGGCTCAGCACAGTCGACATGACTGGGATCCCCACCTTGGCCAACCTCCACAGAGGAGTTCGCTTTGCACTGAAGTACCAGTCATTGGGCCATTGTGTCTACGTGCATTGTAAAGCTGGACGCTCCAGAAGTGCCACTATGGTTGCAGCATATCTAatgcag GTACACAACTATAGCCCAGAGGAGGCTGTCAGAGCCATTTCCAAGATCCGGTCCCACATCTACGTCAGACCTGGCCAGCTGGAAATTCTCAAAGAGTTCCACAAGGAGATTTCTACAAGAGCAGCAAGATGA
- the Kbtbd4 gene encoding kelch repeat and BTB domain-containing protein 4: protein MESPEEPGASMDENYFVNYTFKDRSHSGRVAQGIMKLCLEEELFADVTISVEGREFQLHRLVLSAQSCFFRSMFTSNLKEAHNRVIVLQDVSESVFQLLVDYIYHGTVKLRADELQEIYEVSDMYQLTSLFEECSRFLARTVQVGNCLQVMWLADRHSDPELYTAAKHCAKTHLAQLQSTEEFLHLPHHLLTDIISDGVPCSQNPTEAIEAWINFNKEEREAFAESLRTSLKEIGENVHIYLIGKESSRTHSLAVSLHCAEDDSISVSGQNSLCHQITAACKHGGDLYVVGGSIPRRMWKCNNATVDWEWCAPLPRDRLQHTLVSVPGKDAIYSLGGKTLQDTLSNAVIYYRVGDNVWTETTQLEVAVSGAAGANLNGIIYLLGGEENDLDFFTKPSRLIQCFDTETDKCHVKPYVLPFAGRMHAAVHKDLVFIVAEGDSLVCYNPLLDSFTRLCLPEAWSSAPSLWKIASCNGSIYVFRDRYKKGDANTYKLDPATSAVTVTRGIKVLLTNLQFVLA from the exons ATGGAATCACCAGAGGAGCCTGGAGCATCCATGGATGAGAACTATTTTGTGAACTACACTTTCAAAGATCGGTCCCACTCAGGACGGGTGGCTCAAGGCATCATGAAACTATGTCTAGAGGAGGAGCTGTTTGCTGATGTCACCATTTCAGTGGAAGGCCGGGAGTTTCAGCTGCACCGGCTGGTCCTCTCGGCTCAGAGCTGCTTTTTCCGGTCCATGTTCACTTCCAATCTGAAGGAGGCTCACAACCGGGTGATTGTGTTGCAGGACGTCAGTGAGTCAGTTTTCCAGCTCCTAGTTGATTACATCTACCATGGGACTGTGAAACTTCGAGCTGATGAGCTGCAGgaaatttatgaggtgtcagaCATGTATCAGCTGACATCTCTCTTTGAGGAATGTTCTCGGTTTTTGGCCCGCACAGTGCAAGTGGGAAATTGCCTTCAGGTGATGTGGCTGGCAGATCGGCACAGTGATCCTGAGCTCTACACTGCAGCCAAGCACTGTGCCAAGACTCACCTGGCCCAGCTGCAGAGCACAGAGGAATTTCTCCATTTGCCCCACCATCTACTCACTGATATCATCTCAG ATGGTGTTCCATGTTCCCAGAACCCAACAGAAGCAAtagaagcctggatcaattttaaTAAAGAGGAAAGAGAGGCTTTTGCAGAGTCACTTAGGACTAGCTTGAAG GAAATTGGGGAGAATGTGCACATTTACCTTATTGGAAAAGAGTCATCCCGTACCCACTCGTTAGCTGTGTCCTTACACTGTGCTGAAGATGACTCCATCAGTGTAAGTGGCCAAAATAGCTTGTGCCACCAGATCACTGCAGCCTGCAAGCATGGTGGAGACTTATATGTGGTGGGAGGTTCCATCCCAAGGCGCATGTGGAAGTGCAACAATGCCACCGTTGACTGGGAGTGGTGTGCACCTTTGCCCCGAGACCGGCTCCAACACACCCTGGTGTCTGTGCCTGGGAAAGATGCCATATATTCACTGGGTGGCAAGACACTGCAAGATACCCTCTCAAATGCAGTCATCTATTATCGGGTAGGTGATAATGTATGGACAGAGACAACTCAGCTAGAGGTGGCTGTGTCAGGGGCCGCTGGTGCCAATCTCAACGGAATCATCTACTTACTAGGGGGAGAGGAGAATGACCTGGACTTCTTTACCAAACCTTCCCGACTTATCCAGTGCTTTGACACAGAGACAGACAAGTGTCACGTGAAGCCCTATGTACTACCCTtcgcaggccgcatgcatgcagcAGTGCACAAGGATCTGGTGTTTATTGTGGCTGAAGGGGACTCCCTGGTGTGCTACAATCCCCTGCTAGACAGCTTCACTAGGCTTTGCCTTCCGGAGGCCTGGAGTTCCGCCCCATCTCTCTGGAAGATCGCCAGCTGCAATGGGAGCATCTATGTCTTCAGGGACCGATACAAGAAGGGAGATGCCAACACCTACAAACTCGACCCTGCCACTTCAGCTGTAACTGTCACTAGAGGCATTAAGGTGCTGCTTACCAATTTGCAGTTCGTGTTGGCCTAA